The genome window tatgagatttataaaacataaaagtaaaagtAGTTGCGAGTTCATTCTTGGAGTACCAAAATCTATGTTTAGCCTAAAGTCACTAAATAAGGGAGCGAAGCCCCTCAGATAATGTCTGATAAAATGGTCAtatttgatttcaaatttgTGGACTGAAAAATgattattaaaaaaagaaattgagttATCTGTTAATTGGGTTAACATAATAAAAgggttgtgattttcacacacccttaaTTTCCTTTCCCACACCCcttcttattttttaatacTTAATTGATATCTTACTATTTACTCTTCCATATATACCCTTTTTACTTTTTGACTTTTAaaagttgttttttattttttgattgtGTTGTAGATTGGAGTAGCAGCCCGATTCTTCCCACTCCCCTGCTTTTTCCCTTGCTTTCTCCCGCTTCTTCCCCAAAACCCAGACACCTCCTGCTTTTTCCCCAAACCCAGACACCTCTCGCAGCCCGATTCCCTCGCCGCCGTAAATATTTCCACTGCTTCTTCGAAGCCTCCCACTCCCTCCGCCAAGCCCAACGAGACCTATTCTGAAATTTCCACTGCTTCTTCTCTTTCCGTTCCCCTGTCCTCTTTATTACTTCTTGTGAAAAACCACAATGGATGACCTAATAATAACAGATGAAGAACTCCAGATGGACATTGAGTTGCAGAAGATATTGGATATGGCATGCAAGGAGGATGGCATGGAAGAAATTTCAGAATGCATTCCTCCTCTTAACACTTTTGATGGTAATTTTCTAAAGTATTTTCTCAAATTATTAAGATTGATTttggaatttagggtttttgttcTCTTCTTGCCTCAATTTGTTTTTTAGGTTTAGTTTTTTCTTTCCCTAATTTGTGGTTCAAATGATAATTGAATGAATGAATACTGGTGGTTTAAGATAAATGTATCATGTAACAATGAAGTAACTGAATCCAGGGGAAGAAATTAGAAAATCACGAAACTAAGTTTGTAAATGTTTTTGACAtcagaattttttttacaagaatAATGAAAAATTAGGCAATGCTCAGAGACTAAGGAgcaaaagattaaaaactaCCATGCTTACGTGAATGCACCGGGCAATGCTCTATAACATATTTTTCTCTCATGTACACGGCAATGCTCTATAATAGAGAATATTGATTTGTGTTGGTTTTGGGGAAATTAATTTTCTATTGGAATCTATTGGTCCCCAATACACTTTAACTTAATGGTAAATTGGTATTAGGTTTAATTGTTGTGGTTTTACCTAGGCTCCATGTTTTGGTGTAAACTTGATATAATGCATACAATGCTTTGGTATAAATTTGATACTTAAATGTCTAGTCCATTGATAAAAAgtatatattctacatatataAATGTGTTGGTTTGTGATATATAGGAAGTCAACCAACGATTGATGAGCCCGATAAAATGCTTTCTTTGTTGGCGAAATGTTTTGAAAGTCGAGAAGACCTCATCGGGGAAGTTCGTAAGATAGCATTAATGCAAGGGTTTGCAACCGTTATTAGAAGATCTAAGACAAATACATATGTTGCTATTGGTTGTGATAGAGGTGGGGATTATCGAGCCTCTAAAACTTCACtagatgaaagaaaaaaaaactcaggATCTCGCCTCATAAATTGTCCATTTGAAGTCAAGGGGCGTAAAAAGAAATGTGAAGAATTTTGGAAGTTAGAGATAAAAAGTTTATTGCATAACCATGAACTTTCAAATGACATGTGTGGACATCCTTCTTGTCGTCAATTTTCACAAGAGGAAATCTTACGAATTAAAGAAATGAGTAAGGCTGGTATACCACCACGCCAAATTCTATCTTCGCTTCGGCAAGGCAATCCTCATCTTCAAGTAGTTTCTCGAAACATCTATAATCTAAGAGCTAAGATTGTGAAGGAGAGTCTAGCTGGGCGTCCAGTTATTCAAGCATTATTAGAAGAACTTGGTGAAGGTGGTTTCACTTATAACATTGAGTATGATCATGAAGGCCACTTGACTCATTTGATCTTTGCTCAACCCTTGTCTATAGAGTTGACCAAGAGCTACCCATATGTTTTTGTGATGGATTGCACATATAAGACCAACAAGTATAAGATGCCATTATTGGATATCATAGGAGTTTCAAGTTTCAACACATCCTtttattcttgttttgttttcatgcAAAATGAGAAAGAAGAGGATTATGTGTGGGCTCTAAAAATGTTTAGTAAGATTTTGGGAGTTGATAATCATCCTATGGTGATTATAACGGATAGGGAGTTGGCATTAATGAATGCTATACGCATTGTCTTTCCGAGTACTTCCAATCTTTTGTGCGTGTGGCATATTGAGAAAAATATACTTGCAAATTGTAAAGCTCATTTTGAGGAAGAAGTTGATTGGATTGATTTCATTTCTA of Malus sylvestris chromosome 6, drMalSylv7.2, whole genome shotgun sequence contains these proteins:
- the LOC126625586 gene encoding PKS-NRPS hybrid synthetase cheA-like; this translates as MDDLIITDEELQMDIELQKILDMACKEDGMEEISECIPPLNTFDGSQPTIDEPDKMLSLLAKCFESREDLIGEVRKIALMQGFATVIRRSKTNTYVAIGCDRGGDYRASKTSLDERKKNSGSRLINCPFEVKGRKKKCEEFWKLEIKSLLHNHELSNDMCGHPSCRQFSQEEILRIKEMSKAGIPPRQILSSLRQGNPHLQVVSRNIYNLRAKIVKESLAGRPVIQALLEELGEGGFTYNIEYDHEGHLTHLIFAQPLSIELTKSYPYVFVMDCTYKTNKYKMPLLDIIGVSSFNTSFYSCFVFMQNEKEEDYVWALKMFSKILGVDNHPMVIITDRELALMNAIRIVFPSTSNLLCVWHIEKNILANCKAHFEEEVDWIDFISTWTILIQSPNETSFNEAWSRFEVKYEEKKFVLKYILGTWLPYKEKFVSAWSEKVTHFGNRVTSRAEGAHATLKKYLQVSTGGLREVKEKICLAIENQFQEIKTQLSSEKVRVSHKFRLPFFKEVVTHVSRFALNELYNQYEASSSSDLPSQCKGHFLKTMGLPCAHMIREMNIEVLQLNDIFP